A segment of the Vicugna pacos chromosome 25, VicPac4, whole genome shotgun sequence genome:
TACCAGTGCTTCAAAGTCCCCAGCCGGGCGTTTTGCACACCCACCGCATGCGCCTCCACGGACCGGGTCTGCGTCTCCAACGCGGTGGTCTTCACCCTGAGTGAGTCCCTGGCAGCGCCACATATGCTACAGACAACAGACAGAGCGACACAAAAACAAGCAGCGCAGCACGGGGAAGCTGGGCTCCCCCCAAGACCGCCCCTTCTCCTGCGGCGATGGTCCCTTGAGAGGCCCCCCGGACACCTCTACACAAACGGAGTCGGGGAGCCCAGGCCTGGTGCAGCGGGTCCCCTGTGCTCACCAGCCATgtcctctctgctctgcttcACCCCATCCCAGGCCCCTGGGCTGCCCAAGGGTTCAGGCCATGTGTGGCTTCAGGGAAGAGTCCCGACCTTGGTCACCCCATCTTAGCTGTGACATTGAAGGTGGCCTTGAGCAGCTGTGCTCCCACTGCTGTGCAGGGCCTAGCCTGGGAAGGATCAGGAGAAGGTATCTGGTAGACCTTCCAGGACCAGAAGTTCTCTGACTCAGGTTTGGTTCTGGCCTTCCCTGCCCACGTGGAGAGCACACCCCAgccaccaccccacccctaccctggACCCATGCCTCGTTCTCCTTCATGGACGCTTGTCTCCTCTTTTCTGCAGGATTAAGGGTGAAGATTTTGCTCAGCAAGCGCTGTGCTCCCAGGTGTCCCAACACCAACATGAAGTTTGAATGGTTGTCAGGCCCCGGGCTATTGGGCCAAATCATCAGGCAGTGCTGCTTGGGGTCCCTCTGCAACGGGGCACCCACCCCTCAGGAGAGTCACTGGGCCCTTCCGAGGGGGCTCCTGCTCCAAGTGGGCCTTGGCCTCCTCCGGGCCCTGCTGTGAGCCCTGGCCCCTcagccctgcagccccacctgtcctcccacctccagcctctgTCCTGCTGCCATCCCTCTCAAGACCCTGGGTGGGACACTCCCTGCTCTGAGGCAGTCACAGGGGCTATCACCTCCCCCTGGACCCGGCCGCCTCTCCTGTCCCCAGGGCCCTTTGCTCACACAGCCTGGAAACGGAGCCCCACTCCAAGTGGGGAAGAATGGGTGTTTCCCAGTTTGGAGTAACAGCCACTGCCCTGAATGTTCTGTCCAGGGCCCCGTGAGGGGTAAAAAGAGCCCAGCCAGGATAGAGGAAGCTCAGCCCTGACTCTGGCTCGCCCAGTTCTGTGATCGTGGCCCCTCCAGCACCACCGTCCTGGCTACCTCTGTCCGTGGCCCAGGCAGAGTCTTGCGGTGGGACTGTGACCTTCACTCCTTCCGGAGACAATAAAGTCATTGTCTGACTGCACCCCTTCTTGCTTCTTCATTATCTCCACCCGCTGAGCCCAGACTACAGCCCCCTGGCCAGCTCGCAGCAGACTTCTACTGCCTTAACTCTTTAACTATGACACGGATTTGGTGAGTCAACATTCATCAATTCTCTGTCTGTTGGCCTCTGTTCTAGTCCTGTGTGCAGGGTTCCCCCTGTCCTCTTCTTGTCCTGTTTCCACTGATGGAGCCTGGGTGTCTGTGTCTCCCGAGAGGGCCCGCATGAGGACGGGGCTCTCAGGCGGCTTTGGAGAGCAGCCGGATGGCAGTGTGTGTGGACTGtgagggcctgggggaggccgGCAGCTGGGGTGTCCCGATGCTGCGTCCGTTCCCCTCACCCTAAAAAGATACCCAAACACGCCACGTTCCAAGTTGGCCACGTCCATAGTAGAGTCGTGAGGCAGGTCACATGTTAACTTCACATGCAGCAGAGTCCAAACAACCTGTGTTTTCCCCCAGGTTCtgttcctccagcctcttccacCCGCTGGGAGGACCCGCACCCCCAGCATTCTGCTCAGCCTTGAACGCAGCAATCTAGTAGGCTCATTTTGTTCCAAATGTCCAGATTTTTatcatttaacaaataaattaCCCTACGGGCCATGTCCTCTGACCATACCCacttaaattacacatttataacaaagaagataaactttaaaatcccaaatatttggaaattcgATTGTTATGCTTCGATTTGCTCATCTGTTGAAGAAGGAATTAtagtagggatttttttttttaattccttgaaCTGAACAGTGATAAAAATCAGGGcaaacttttgtttaaaaaaaaaaggcactgtcAGGAAAATGGATGCATTACAACTTCACATTACCAAAGCAAAGGGGCTGAAGCCTCAATAAACCATGTGTTTAAATCTAGAACCTggagaaagaacaacaaattaagccaaaagaaaccaaaaataacaggtgactggataaagaagatgtggtatatttatacaatggaatactactcagccacaaaaaccgacaacataacgccatttgcagcaacttggatgctcctggagaatgtcattctaagtgaagtaagccagaaagagaaagaaaaataccatatgagatcgctcatatgtggaatctaaagactcatggacagagaatacagacttgtggttaccaggggggtagagggtgggaagggatagactgggatttcaaaattgtagcatagataaacaagattacactgtatagcacagggaaatatacacaaatgttatgataaatcacatagaaaaaatgtgacaatgagtgtgtatatgtccatgaatgactgaaaaattgtgctgaacactggaatttgacacaacattgtaaaatgattataaatcaataaaaaatgttaaaaaaaaaaaagaaaccaaaaatagacCAAAAGTGTGATTCAGTGAAAcaggaaaccaaaataaaatagacAAGATCCACAAAGCCAACGGGCTAAATGTGACATTGGTGAGACTGAAAAtcagaataaagaggaaatacgAATAAACCACCAGAGTGGGTGAAGGGGCCACGCGGTGCTTATCCTCCTTTCACACAAAATTCTAGCAAAATGGCATGTGAACAGCGCAAGCAGAGTCCTGGGGGCCATGCGGGGCCGTAGCAGGCCGTCCGTGGGCTGAGGCAAGCGCTCTGTGTGCTGAGTGTCCTGTGGTCCCGTAAGTGTATACATTTCCGAACTCATCAAACTGTCCACTTACGAAGGTGCtttttattaaatgtgtaagGCGTGCTTCAGAAGAGCTGCCTGAACTAGCACAAGAGAGTCACCGCACACCTCTGTGGGGTGGGTCTGAAGCTTTAGGTGCAATGGAGTATTACTAGTGAGAACATAGTTTACCAAATTTGACCCAAGAAGCAAAATTTCCAAGTTCCTTTTACAAAGCAAGCATAACACTGGTAGCTAAACCTGACGATGATACTGAAAAGGAAATTTTAGCATTTGGGGGCATCAGTGCAACAATcctaaataagataaaatattaacaaaccaaattcaacagcacatcATACAATAACAtgactgagtgtgtgtgtctgtgtctgtgtgtgtgtgagccctGAAGTCAGAAGCGCAGCTGTGTAAGGAGGCGCTGGGCGCAGTCCCGTGGAGGCCTGACCCCGTCACCGGTGCATTCCGACTGCGTACTTGGGACACAGGGAGATGAAAGCAAACGAgagaaaccaagcagaggcaggagAGCTGGGGGGATACAAGCTCTGTTTGCAGCTAACTTAATAGTGTGTTTCAAAAGCCCTAAAAGACCAGTGCTAAAACTGGCAAAAGAATAGGAAGTATTCAATAAAGTAGCAGAATATGAATTAATGAAAATCAATAGCCTTTCTATACACAAGCAATAGCCAACCAGGAGATCTAATGGGAGAGTTTTTACTTACTAGTAGGGACTAGAGAGctaatcctttaaaataaatctggCCAAAAATATGCAAAGTCTACAGGAGGAAACTTCAGTGAACTCCTGATAGACACAGCAAGAGGCAACAGTTGCCTCGAGCAATTGTAAAGATGCTCCTTGTTCTTGGCTATGATGACtctaaatatcattaaaatgtcaattctctctagttaataaaaattttaatgtgagTACCATAAAAATAATAGCAGGTTTTTTTCCTTGAACTGGACAAATTGAAAGACATGTAAACAAAAACACTCAAGATCAGTTAGCAAAAAAATTAAGTTACGGGGGGATTAGTACTACCAGAGGTTAAAACACAactaaaaaaaccccagaaatttCAACAGCGCATTATCGTCGTGTCAACAGACAATCTGGAGAAGTAGAATAGAAAGGCAGAAATACACCTGTCAACACAGGGAAATTTAGTGTATGGCAAAGGAGGAATCTCAAATCACTGGAGTGAAGATGGCCTTTAAAAGTAAGTGGTATGTGAACAAATGAATGTTTGGAAAGAGTCAAAATCGGATCTATACACACGTGTCCTTATGTCATATATGAGAATAAACTGAATATTAAACAAGCAGAACTATACAAATACCCAAAGAAATGATACGTGAATATCTTTATAACCTGGGTGTGGAGAAAGCTTCCTATGTATAATTCAAAACCCAAACCCAAGAAAAGATGGACTAATTTGATCGTATACAAATACGAATATTTTCCATGACACATAtgtgcacaggcacacacacccTGGGGGCTGAAAATAACTCCTTAAAAGCTGAGGGTGGGGGAGAAGAGGCCTAAAACAAATACgagcaaaatatgaaaaaaaaaaacaaaaatgctgtAAAATACCACTTAAGTAGAAAATGTGTTTGCCTTGACTTGTGAAAGAAACTCAGATTAAGCAGGGAAGATGGTGGGGGGGAGGTGCGGCCAAGTGGCGGGGCACGAGCTTGGCATGCACAGGGTGCTGGGTCCTCGGTACCTGCtccaaaactaaataaataaatgaccccaattaccccctccccccaccaaaataaaaacttagaaaaataagaaattaaaaaacaacaggGAAGATGGtgcagcagctgctgcagaaggCGACGAGCAGGGTAGTAGAGGGCGGGTCAGGGCCAGGGGTGGCTCAGGACTGCGGACAcgggcccccggccccgccctctcccccaCTGAACGCAGctgtaaaactggaaggaaataccTGCAAGAGCGCTGTCAGGATTCCGAACAGAAAACAGCAGCAGAAAGCTTGGGGAATAAGATGAGAATCTGAAGAGCCGCAAATGCGTGGTAAGTCTCCcccttttcatttcctctttattctctggGTTTGCCTCAAGACACCCCAGAGCCCGACGTGAATGCCAGAGCACGGAAGAGAGGTCAGAGGGCCCCTCCAGACCTCCCCTGCTGAGCGGGAGAGGCCGCAGCGACAGCAGCCCCGCCCGGAGCCTGCGGGGACCAGAGCTTCTGAGAGAAGGAACCGGCGCCTCCAATCAGAGGACTGTGATCCCAAGAGCGCAGGGTAAAGCCCACTGACCTTTTTCTCTCTACCTCTTCCCACCTCACGCCCCCAGATGTGGTTACAGGGCTGGGACATAAACAGAGCTGGGGAATAACTAAGCTCCAGCTTTCTGACTAGATGCCCGAAAGGAAGAACCCCAGGTAACTAGAAAGTGCCAGAGAGACTGCAGGGAGTGAGGAGCCTGAAAGAAATCCCATAAAGGTGTTTATGAAAAGCCAGCTCACTCCTGAGCTGTGCAGACACGGATCTGGCCCCAAACAACACAAACAGTGTAAGCGGATCTATGGGGCCGACCTCCGCCAAGCTGTCAGACTGGCCACTGGCTACCCAAACACTGCAACGGCTTCGAAAACTGGCCTGACATTGGAGCACAACACAAGAACTAAGggcaaacactttttttttaactttttttattgagtaagagtcattttacaatgttgtgtcaaattccagtgtagagcacaatttttcagttatacatgaacatacatacattcattgtcacgttttttttcgctttgagctaccacaagatcttgtatatatttccctgtgctatacggtataatctggtttatctattctgcattttgaaatcccagtctgtcccttcccaccccccacccccttggcaaccacaagtttgtattctatgtctgtgagtctgtttctgttttgcatttatgttttttttcttttttttagattccacatatgagcgatctcatggtcttctttctctttctggcttacttcacatagaatgacaatctcaggaacatccatgttgctgcaatggcgttatgttgtcggtttttgtggctgagtagtattccattgtataaatataccacatcttctctatccagtcatctgttgatggacatttaggctgtttccacgtcttggctattgtaaatagtgctgctatgaacattggggtgcagttgtctttttgaagtagggttccttctggatatatacccaggagtgggattcctgggtcatatggtaagtctattcctagtcttttgaggaatctccatactgttttccacagtggctgcaccaaactgcattcccaccagcagagtaagagggttgccttttctccacagcctctccagcatttgtcatttgtggacttttgaatgatggccattctgactggtgtgaggtgatacctcattgtagttttgatttccatttctctgataattagtgatattgagcattttttcatgtgcctattgatcatctgtatttcttccttggagaattgcttgtttaggttttctgcccaattatggattgggttatttgttttttttcttatagtcatatgagctgtttatatattctggagatcaagcctttgttggtttcatttgcaaaaattttttcccattctacaggttgtcattttgttttacttatggtttcctttgctgtgcagaagcttctaagtttaattaggtcccatttgtttattcttgcttttatttctattgcttgggtagactgccctaggagaacatttttgagatgtatatgagataatgttttgcctatattttcttctaggaggcttattgtatcttgtcttatgtttaagtctttgatccactttgagtttatttttgtgtatggtgtaagggagtgttccagcttcactgatttacatgctgctgtccagttttcccaacaccgtttgctgaggagactgtcttttttccattgtatattcttgcctcctttgtcgaagattagttgaccaaaggtttgtgggctcatttctgggctctctgttctgttccattggtccatatgtctgtttttgtaccaataccatgctgtcttgatgactgtagctctgtagtattgtctgaagtctgggagagttattcctccagcctctttctttttcttcagtaatgctttggcaattctaggtcttttgtggttccatataaattttattatgatttgttctagttctgtgaagtatgtcctgggtaatttgataggcatCGCATTAAagctgtagattgccttgggcagtgtgaccattttaacagtattgattctgccAATCCAGGAGCCATgggctttctttccattttttaaagtcttctttaatttccttcatcagtggtttatagtttctatgtataatcctttcacctccttggttagatttatttctaggtattttattactttgggtgctattttaaaggggttgtttctttactttctttttctgttgattcatcattagtgtaaagaaatgcaactgatttttgaacgttaatcttgtaacctgctaacttgctgaattcttcgatcagctctagtagtttttgtgtggaaaggCAAACACTCTTgacataaatggaaagataagTCTCAGcaaggaaataaaacatataatgaataacaaaatggaaatcgtagaactgaaaaatacaataaccaaaacaaacTAGTCTCCTCTGGGCTCAATAGCAGAATGGGgatgagaaaataaagactcCGCTTGAGGATAGATCATAGAATCTGAACAACATAAATAAAGATGGTTTAAAGCAACAGAGCCTAGGTAAAATACCAA
Coding sequences within it:
- the LY6L gene encoding lymphocyte antigen 6L — translated: MGALVLVLWALLMSAECAGSPTGPGENLSCYQCFKVPSRAFCTPTACASTDRVCVSNAVVFTLRLRVKILLSKRCAPRCPNTNMKFEWLSGPGLLGQIIRQCCLGSLCNGAPTPQESHWALPRGLLLQVGLGLLRALL